In Fundidesulfovibrio magnetotacticus, a single window of DNA contains:
- a CDS encoding recombinase family protein, which yields MKADSTRGGIGTSTVWAEWQSRLPDTNDTRTETPTNVSNDHADDQEREAYTTLLTKLELITRENDILRQRLSIADKQIEVKDRQINDFKALSEGLSQQNQVLLMLAQGVPMSRILKQDPCDIEQAHNIHRLDEKANDALDPRVNPLAKNRLAIHEAIKTYKASGMTHGQIANKLNEDGIPTLSMSGAWNRKKVGNALRRIQNNRPDNMPT from the coding sequence GTGAAAGCAGATTCAACTCGTGGCGGAATCGGCACATCCACAGTATGGGCTGAATGGCAAAGCAGACTTCCCGACACCAACGACACCCGCACGGAAACACCGACGAACGTCTCGAACGACCATGCCGACGATCAGGAGCGAGAGGCGTACACAACCCTCCTGACAAAACTTGAACTGATTACTCGCGAAAACGACATTCTTAGACAACGCCTGTCCATCGCCGACAAGCAGATTGAGGTCAAAGACAGACAAATCAATGATTTCAAGGCTCTTTCGGAAGGTCTCTCGCAACAGAATCAAGTGCTTCTCATGCTTGCTCAGGGTGTGCCCATGAGTCGCATCCTGAAGCAGGATCCGTGCGACATAGAACAAGCACACAACATTCATCGCCTTGACGAGAAAGCCAACGATGCGCTCGACCCGCGTGTCAACCCTTTGGCCAAGAACAGACTCGCAATCCACGAGGCGATCAAAACATATAAAGCGAGCGGCATGACACACGGTCAGATTGCGAACAAACTGAACGAGGACGGCATTCCAACGCTCTCCATGTCAGGAGCATGGAACCGAAAAAAGGTTGGCAATGCGCTCAGACGGATACAGAATAACCGACCGGACAACATGCCGACCTGA
- a CDS encoding caspase family protein, which produces MWSAKFGPPFRFRAEALGAFLAALLLLLAAPTQAGEPPREPILRIETGTHGAVIKYIDADARGRFLVTASDDKTCRIWDAATGKPLRTLRPPVGRDANEGKLYTAAVSPDGSTVACGGWTEYGDSGGHAIFLFDSVSGKLLRCLEGLPNVIHSLAFSPDGTLLAAGVGGSNGIRLWRTKDWTLAGQDAGYDNVYGVAFDGKGRLAVTSYDGFVRLYDVGHGTLRLLAKAKSPGGELPFRCAFSSDGKTLAVGHNDAPRISLISVPNLDALPAPDADGTNDSLSKVAWLSDNRLAAGGMWDTAGQYPVRIWQDGGRGAFQDIALARSTLGGLKALPGSALAWAAMDRSLGVLESNGTARFSVAPALTDLRGNLAGFRLGQDGKTVSWTIWRTQNSACTFSLPGRDYRIGRPPEGLQPPRTAAPGLSVTDWEDKTAPKLGGNPLKLKDYEKSRSLAVAPDGKSFLLGTDWRLRLYNAAGELQEAPLSIPGTAWGLNIAPSGKVAVAALGDGTIRWYRLQDLREILALFPHPDGKRWVLWTPSGHYDASPGGEDLIGWHVNNGLDQAADFFPASRFRDQFHRPDVIDRVLDTLDVEQAVALADQTAGRVARSVDIARSLPPVVTILSPAGGHSFDKNTLTVKYEVRSPGGEEITGVSIQVDGRRAAEMPRGALAQSAQGQVQESTVTLPSRDARVAIVAENRHGPGVPAVIELRWAGAAPQAKGPLGRLYALCVGVGDYRSVTPKLNLPGKDAEDFARVLKLQKGTVYKDVAVKLLKDGEARREAILDGLAWLGENVRAEDTAILFMAGHGVNDDIDEYYFLPVDAEIRRLSSTAVDYGAVGSALKRIRGQRIVFLDTCHSGNLGKGMWNVNGLINRLSSSEKGVVVFSAATGQQFSYERPEWGNGAFTKALVEGLSGKAPRDAEGAITFKALDLYVDQEVRRLTGSDQTPVTAVPVGVPNFTVAVARKEGS; this is translated from the coding sequence ATGTGGTCGGCAAAGTTTGGGCCCCCGTTCCGCTTCCGCGCAGAGGCGCTGGGGGCGTTCCTCGCCGCGCTGCTCCTGCTCTTGGCCGCGCCAACCCAGGCCGGGGAGCCGCCCAGGGAACCCATTCTGCGCATCGAGACGGGCACGCACGGCGCGGTCATCAAATACATCGACGCCGACGCCCGTGGGCGTTTCCTGGTCACGGCCTCGGACGACAAGACCTGCCGGATCTGGGACGCCGCCACCGGCAAGCCCTTGCGCACCCTGCGTCCGCCCGTGGGCCGGGATGCCAATGAAGGAAAGCTCTACACGGCCGCCGTCTCGCCCGACGGCAGCACCGTGGCCTGCGGCGGCTGGACCGAGTACGGCGACAGCGGCGGCCATGCGATCTTCCTTTTCGACAGCGTTTCGGGGAAACTTCTGCGATGTTTGGAGGGTCTGCCCAATGTCATCCATTCTCTAGCCTTCTCGCCCGACGGCACGCTTCTCGCCGCGGGGGTGGGGGGCTCGAACGGGATCCGCCTCTGGCGAACGAAGGACTGGACCCTGGCCGGGCAGGACGCCGGATACGATAATGTCTACGGCGTGGCTTTCGACGGGAAGGGGCGGTTGGCCGTCACCAGCTACGACGGCTTCGTCCGGCTCTACGACGTGGGTCACGGCACGCTACGGCTATTGGCCAAGGCCAAGTCCCCCGGAGGCGAGCTGCCCTTTCGCTGCGCTTTCTCCTCGGACGGCAAAACCCTGGCCGTGGGCCATAACGACGCCCCAAGGATAAGCCTCATCTCCGTGCCGAACCTGGACGCGCTTCCCGCCCCGGATGCCGACGGCACCAATGACAGTCTGTCAAAAGTAGCCTGGCTCTCGGACAACCGCCTCGCGGCAGGCGGCATGTGGGACACTGCGGGCCAATATCCCGTGCGCATCTGGCAGGATGGCGGCCGGGGAGCCTTCCAGGACATCGCCCTGGCCCGGAGCACCCTCGGCGGGTTGAAAGCCCTGCCAGGATCGGCCCTGGCCTGGGCCGCAATGGATCGCTCCCTCGGGGTCCTAGAATCCAACGGCACGGCGCGCTTCTCCGTAGCCCCGGCCCTCACGGACCTGCGAGGCAACTTGGCGGGCTTCCGGTTGGGTCAGGACGGTAAAACCGTTTCCTGGACCATCTGGAGGACGCAAAACTCTGCCTGCACCTTCTCCCTCCCCGGCCGGGACTACCGGATTGGACGCCCCCCCGAAGGTCTGCAACCGCCGCGCACGGCGGCCCCTGGCCTGAGCGTGACGGATTGGGAAGATAAAACCGCGCCCAAGCTGGGCGGAAACCCCCTGAAGCTCAAAGACTACGAGAAAAGCCGGTCCCTGGCCGTGGCGCCTGACGGCAAGTCTTTCCTGTTGGGTACGGACTGGCGCCTGCGCCTCTACAATGCCGCGGGCGAGCTGCAGGAGGCCCCGCTGTCCATCCCCGGTACGGCCTGGGGCTTGAACATCGCCCCCTCCGGCAAGGTGGCCGTGGCCGCGCTGGGAGACGGAACCATCCGCTGGTACCGCCTGCAGGACCTCCGGGAGATCCTGGCCCTGTTCCCCCATCCCGACGGCAAACGCTGGGTGCTCTGGACGCCATCGGGCCACTACGACGCCTCCCCCGGCGGGGAAGACCTCATCGGCTGGCACGTGAACAACGGTCTGGATCAGGCCGCCGACTTCTTTCCCGCCAGCCGCTTCCGCGACCAGTTCCACCGCCCCGACGTGATCGACCGCGTCCTCGATACGTTGGACGTGGAGCAGGCCGTGGCCCTGGCCGACCAGACCGCCGGCCGCGTCGCGCGCTCCGTGGACATAGCCCGCTCCCTGCCGCCGGTGGTGACCATTCTCTCGCCCGCAGGCGGCCACAGCTTCGACAAAAACACCCTCACCGTGAAATACGAGGTGCGCTCCCCCGGCGGGGAGGAAATCACCGGCGTGTCCATCCAGGTGGACGGCCGACGGGCCGCCGAGATGCCGCGCGGCGCGCTGGCCCAGTCCGCGCAGGGTCAGGTGCAGGAGAGCACGGTCACGCTGCCCTCGCGCGACGCAAGGGTGGCCATCGTGGCGGAGAACCGTCACGGGCCGGGCGTTCCGGCCGTGATCGAGTTGCGCTGGGCAGGGGCCGCCCCGCAGGCCAAGGGGCCTCTTGGCAGGCTCTACGCGCTTTGCGTGGGCGTTGGAGATTATCGCAGCGTCACGCCCAAGCTCAACCTGCCGGGCAAGGACGCCGAGGACTTCGCCCGGGTGCTGAAGCTCCAGAAAGGCACGGTCTACAAGGATGTGGCCGTGAAGCTGCTCAAGGACGGCGAGGCCAGGAGAGAGGCCATCCTGGACGGGCTGGCCTGGCTGGGTGAAAACGTACGGGCCGAGGACACCGCCATCCTCTTCATGGCCGGGCACGGCGTGAACGACGACATCGACGAGTACTACTTTCTCCCCGTGGATGCGGAGATCAGACGCCTGTCCTCCACCGCCGTGGACTACGGGGCCGTGGGCAGTGCCCTCAAGCGCATCCGGGGGCAGCGCATCGTTTTCCTGGACACCTGCCATTCGGGCAACCTGGGCAAGGGCATGTGGAACGTCAACGGCCTGATCAACCGCCTGTCCAGTTCGGAGAAGGGCGTGGTGGTCTTCTCGGCCGCCACGGGGCAGCAGTTCTCCTACGAGCGACCCGAGTGGGGCAACGGCGCGTTCACCAAGGCTCTGGTGGAAGGTCTCTCGGGCAAGGCCCCGCGCGATGCCGAAGGAGCCATCACCTTCAAGGCCCTGGACCTCTACGTGGACCAGGAGGTCCGCAGGCTCACGGGGTCGGACCAGACGCCCGTGACGGCCGTGCCCGTGGGCGTGCCCAACTTTACCGTGGCCGTGGCCCGCAAGGAGGGCTCGTGA
- a CDS encoding CHAT domain-containing tetratricopeptide repeat protein, producing MWLSSKLLVWLAALFLPVAAPAFGQVTPQELDLLNAQGAKAYEASDRDTAMAAWSKGLELARAQGDEERLGMFLSNVAIVLDDQGRYQEALELYGQSVAIARKRGERKELADRLLNTGVTLRKIGDHVGALDAYAQALLLRQEDRDVRGEISVLKRMVRIHSEASRYEAEIEALGRILALLEVLGDTRGLMETKQALGRVWRKSGKPEGSLEPFEQALTLSRELKDRRMESALLTELGVVNKSLGRFERSLQYYAMALVIDRELEDKSGESSLLTNSGNVLFELGRYSEALEHYQRSFAIRQTIGIKDNIRNLGGMGNVHWSLGQYAKAQERQEQTLALARELKDRSGEGNALINLGNIANYRSDHDTALGFYTQALAVKRELGDKHGVATVFMNIGSVRRRMGDHAEAQRCFEQTLAISRALADRNGEAVSLLSIADLLHETGNYGMALENYAGALAILRETGGKSQEASSRMGLGNVYSALGQYEKQIEQIEIALTIFREIGDVRLEANCLTTLGWALIDLGKPDQAVQNIEQALTLSRHIGVPDEEARALSHMGRVHRSQGRYEPALHCHEQAYEIWLSAGSGHLASGERANIGWTRLRMGDALGAGEAFRSALVMLAGQGGPNSQGRCHNGLAQVEERLGNKGAAIFHGKQAVNAIQAMRRDILNLDQTLQSSFMGGKEVVYRRLADLLMAEGRLSEAEQVLRMLKQEEYFDYTRRDQGGEDPRQTQADYNSFEKAWVERHEQAAAALARLGAELGVLENNRARSPEENARLAELRDKLQAGQADVAALLADCAQAFAGLQREQAERIKAERVTDDARSELEGLPGKPVLVSYLVLKDGLRILVTGADRQVARTSAVSSAELNTKIGRFRQALLNPRQDPRPGGKELYDLLVAPIRDDLDAMGAGQLTFSLDGSLRYIPMAALHDGTRWLVERYPLSVFTPAGRGGLKQPLEAKWRAAGFGTSQAIGGFAALPAVAEELRGVVKASPQAREGVLPGKSRLDQAFTAQALTAALKRRYPVVHIASHFSFTPGGTERDSFLLLGDGGHLTLADLRQGDFDLTGVDLLTLSACETAVQAQNADGRELDGLGITAQRRGARGVLASLWPVADQSTARLMRDFYRLRQEQGLSKAEALRRAQLNLIGRSGAGATAQVPAPTTARTAGQARDGRGQAIQAKGQSPSRAGDAAPAGDFPGYSHPFYWAPFILMGNWR from the coding sequence ATGTGGCTCTCCTCGAAGCTGCTTGTTTGGCTTGCGGCCTTGTTTCTGCCGGTGGCAGCCCCGGCTTTCGGCCAAGTCACGCCGCAGGAGCTCGACCTTCTGAACGCACAGGGGGCCAAAGCCTATGAAGCCTCCGATCGGGACACGGCCATGGCAGCCTGGAGCAAGGGGCTCGAACTGGCCCGGGCGCAAGGCGATGAGGAGCGCTTGGGGATGTTCCTTTCCAATGTGGCGATCGTTCTGGACGACCAGGGCCGCTACCAGGAGGCGCTGGAACTCTACGGGCAGTCCGTGGCGATTGCTCGCAAACGCGGTGAGAGGAAAGAACTTGCCGACCGGCTGCTGAACACGGGGGTGACCCTTCGAAAAATCGGCGACCACGTCGGAGCGCTGGATGCTTACGCTCAGGCGCTCCTGCTCCGACAGGAGGACCGGGACGTAAGGGGAGAAATTTCCGTTCTGAAGCGCATGGTCAGGATTCATTCCGAAGCGAGCCGCTACGAGGCGGAGATCGAGGCTCTCGGGCGGATTTTGGCCCTTTTGGAAGTTCTCGGGGACACGCGGGGGCTCATGGAGACGAAGCAAGCCCTTGGCCGAGTCTGGCGCAAGTCCGGCAAGCCAGAAGGGTCCCTGGAGCCTTTTGAACAGGCGTTGACCCTCAGCCGCGAACTCAAGGACAGGCGTATGGAAAGCGCCCTGCTCACGGAACTTGGCGTGGTCAACAAGAGCCTCGGCCGATTCGAACGTTCGCTGCAATATTACGCCATGGCTTTGGTGATCGACCGTGAACTTGAAGACAAATCCGGGGAATCGTCGCTCCTGACCAACTCGGGAAATGTGCTTTTCGAGCTTGGGCGATATTCCGAGGCCTTGGAACATTACCAACGCTCATTTGCCATCAGGCAGACGATCGGGATAAAAGACAATATCCGCAATCTTGGCGGCATGGGCAATGTCCATTGGAGCCTGGGACAATACGCGAAGGCCCAGGAGCGCCAGGAGCAGACCCTGGCTCTTGCCCGTGAGCTGAAGGACAGATCCGGAGAAGGCAATGCTTTGATCAACCTCGGCAACATCGCCAACTACCGAAGCGATCACGACACGGCCCTTGGCTTCTACACCCAAGCCCTGGCTGTGAAGCGGGAACTCGGAGACAAGCACGGGGTGGCAACAGTCTTTATGAACATCGGCTCCGTCCGCAGGAGAATGGGCGACCATGCCGAGGCTCAACGCTGTTTCGAGCAGACCCTGGCCATCAGCCGCGCCCTCGCCGACCGCAACGGCGAGGCGGTAAGCTTGTTGAGCATCGCGGACTTGCTGCATGAAACCGGGAACTACGGCATGGCCCTCGAAAACTATGCCGGGGCGCTGGCGATCCTCCGGGAAACCGGCGGCAAGTCCCAGGAAGCCTCAAGCCGGATGGGGCTTGGAAACGTCTATTCCGCCCTCGGGCAATACGAAAAACAGATCGAGCAGATTGAGATCGCCCTGACCATTTTCCGAGAAATCGGCGATGTGCGTTTGGAAGCGAATTGCCTTACGACCCTTGGTTGGGCACTGATCGACTTGGGCAAGCCGGATCAAGCGGTTCAAAACATCGAGCAGGCTCTGACCCTGAGCAGACATATCGGCGTGCCGGATGAGGAGGCGAGGGCACTCTCGCACATGGGTCGCGTGCACCGCAGCCAAGGACGTTACGAACCTGCCTTGCACTGCCACGAACAGGCATACGAAATCTGGCTTTCAGCCGGCTCAGGCCACCTTGCGTCAGGCGAACGCGCCAACATCGGCTGGACCCGTCTGCGCATGGGCGACGCCCTCGGCGCGGGAGAGGCCTTCCGTTCGGCACTCGTTATGCTTGCTGGGCAGGGTGGCCCGAATAGTCAGGGACGTTGCCACAACGGCCTCGCACAGGTCGAAGAGCGTCTTGGCAACAAGGGGGCCGCGATCTTCCACGGCAAGCAGGCCGTGAACGCCATCCAGGCGATGCGCAGGGACATCCTGAACCTCGACCAGACGCTCCAGTCATCCTTCATGGGAGGCAAGGAAGTCGTCTACCGCCGCCTTGCCGATCTCCTCATGGCCGAGGGCCGCTTGAGCGAGGCCGAGCAGGTGCTGCGCATGCTCAAGCAGGAGGAATACTTCGACTACACCCGGCGCGACCAGGGCGGGGAGGACCCGCGCCAGACCCAGGCCGACTACAATTCCTTCGAAAAGGCCTGGGTCGAACGCCACGAGCAAGCCGCTGCGGCGCTGGCCAGACTCGGCGCGGAGCTGGGCGTGCTGGAAAACAACCGCGCCCGCTCCCCGGAGGAGAACGCCCGCCTTGCCGAACTGCGGGACAAGCTCCAGGCCGGACAGGCCGACGTCGCCGCCCTGCTTGCAGACTGCGCCCAGGCCTTCGCCGGGCTCCAGCGCGAGCAGGCCGAGCGCATCAAGGCAGAGCGCGTCACGGATGACGCCCGCTCCGAGCTTGAGGGCCTGCCCGGCAAGCCCGTGCTGGTCTCCTACCTGGTGCTCAAGGACGGCCTGCGCATCCTGGTCACCGGGGCGGACCGGCAGGTCGCCCGGACATCGGCCGTCTCCTCGGCCGAGCTGAACACCAAGATCGGCCGTTTCCGCCAGGCCCTCCTGAACCCGCGTCAGGACCCCAGGCCCGGCGGCAAGGAGCTTTACGACCTGCTCGTCGCGCCGATCCGGGACGACCTGGACGCGATGGGGGCCGGGCAGCTGACCTTCTCCCTGGACGGCAGCCTGCGCTACATCCCCATGGCTGCCCTGCACGACGGCACACGCTGGCTCGTGGAGCGCTATCCCCTTTCGGTGTTCACTCCGGCGGGGCGCGGCGGGCTCAAACAGCCGCTTGAAGCGAAGTGGCGCGCCGCAGGCTTCGGCACGAGCCAGGCCATCGGAGGCTTCGCGGCCCTGCCCGCAGTGGCCGAGGAACTGCGCGGCGTGGTCAAGGCGAGCCCCCAGGCCAGGGAGGGGGTGCTGCCCGGAAAATCCCGCCTTGACCAGGCCTTCACGGCCCAGGCCCTGACGGCCGCGCTCAAGCGTCGCTACCCGGTGGTGCACATCGCCTCGCACTTCAGTTTCACGCCCGGCGGCACGGAGAGGGATTCCTTCCTGCTCTTGGGCGACGGCGGCCACCTGACCCTGGCCGACCTGCGCCAGGGCGACTTCGACCTGACCGGCGTGGACCTCCTGACCCTCTCGGCCTGCGAGACGGCGGTGCAGGCCCAGAATGCCGACGGCCGCGAGCTGGACGGTTTGGGCATCACGGCCCAGCGTCGCGGGGCCAGGGGCGTGCTGGCTTCCCTGTGGCCCGTGGCGGACCAGAGCACGGCGCGCTTGATGCGCGATTTCTACCGATTACGCCAAGAGCAGGGGCTTTCCAAGGCCGAGGCACTGCGCAGGGCGCAACTGAACCTGATCGGGAGATCGGGGGCGGGCGCTACGGCGCAGGTTCCCGCCCCGACCACGGCTCGGACGGCGGGGCAGGCCCGGGATGGGCGCGGCCAGGCGATCCAGGCCAAGGGCCAGTCCCCATCCCGGGCCGGGGATGCCGCCCCGGCGGGAGACTTCCCGGGCTACTCCCATCCGTTCTACTGGGCCCCGTTCATTCTCATGGGGAATTGGCGGTGA